One window of Gemmatimonadaceae bacterium genomic DNA carries:
- a CDS encoding AAA family ATPase — translation MPHFYRTSDEFVAAAQAAVAGAAPRQPVAVLVAEVDPSPAPAGVLPPAESAIGAVAEVLRHTLREDDMVGRLGDRLIVVIPGAAAEDGRAAGDRLCAAVRIHAFGEGLGQLTLSVGSASAPEHGHAFDAVSSAAGTALVRIQAQGRDGAAAAPLPHHEWLHRPLSIDRFAGRAQELGLLVRWLDEAASGQPRVVSVFGEAGLGTATLLRQLEGEVRLRGGLFVSVASPDLAVRKPYGVWQSFLRATHRFPTAPDKEWQELHHLESSLRSSETSGHTGSQYRLLGELTDYVRALAANRPLVIVLDEMQWADGTTWDALEHLLSQLDVDRMMICLAHRPDSAYEGSTYRQMLARHDFSREITLSRLTRDEVKQWLEAAFHRQQVAREFLAFLYRHTEGNPLFIAQLLRALGEEGAIWWNGSRWEWSPVSELRLPAGRRALLARRVARFSSSTQAVLGTAAIVGREFDVGLLVAAAAGSEPAVRLAISEAVNAGLLRATNDRKTGAYAFDHDEIAEVLVAAVPSHQVRQLHYRVAQALEKRRPDRLGEIALHYDAAEVHGEAYRAGQAAARAAESVYAHVAARDYLQIAARNSTTPGELAEIRIALAHIAETLGHHDEVEELCDLAIEWFEGQQDERRALTLRRMRERARMELGQPARITLDALVKLDDEAKRLGFGHERVALLMMTSQTYGRLGDQATAARIATECVAMAENIDDPALLGDALNRLGNSMASESPAQALAAYERALDLYESVGDVRGQARSYGNMGNAAQFEARLEEAQNAFARSISVAKAAGIPDLWGSAAVNLGVLLQKCGEYDRARELFGEALALFAAVKHSEFQLAALYNMAHVERELGLWESAGELYEATRPLAERIGQYEIQLGAIAGSGICALELGRLDTAQMAAREVESLIEDRPNWFQGREIAEALIIRTAAAAGRDRDALSRFDRAVALAEATDVYNAAWLTAICADSLRRIDPARVNLSVDRYSVKVRSLGYPEMTRRYDVLTAE, via the coding sequence GTGCCTCATTTTTATCGTACGTCGGATGAGTTCGTCGCCGCCGCGCAGGCAGCCGTCGCGGGCGCCGCGCCGCGGCAGCCCGTGGCTGTCCTCGTCGCTGAAGTCGACCCGTCGCCGGCGCCAGCAGGGGTGCTGCCGCCTGCCGAGTCGGCGATCGGCGCGGTGGCGGAAGTGCTTCGGCACACGCTGCGCGAGGATGACATGGTTGGTCGCTTGGGCGACCGGTTGATCGTCGTCATCCCGGGCGCCGCCGCCGAGGATGGACGGGCGGCGGGTGATCGCCTCTGCGCCGCGGTGCGCATTCACGCGTTCGGCGAAGGCCTGGGCCAGCTCACTCTCTCGGTGGGGTCAGCGTCGGCGCCGGAGCACGGTCACGCCTTCGACGCCGTGTCGAGCGCTGCCGGAACGGCGCTCGTGCGCATTCAGGCGCAGGGAAGGGACGGCGCCGCGGCGGCTCCGCTGCCGCATCACGAGTGGCTGCATCGCCCGCTGTCGATCGATCGCTTTGCCGGTCGCGCGCAGGAGCTCGGGCTGTTGGTTCGGTGGCTCGACGAGGCCGCGTCGGGACAGCCGCGCGTGGTCTCCGTATTCGGCGAGGCAGGCCTTGGCACCGCGACGCTGCTCCGGCAGCTCGAGGGCGAGGTGCGCTTGCGCGGCGGGTTGTTCGTGAGTGTCGCGAGTCCCGATCTCGCCGTGCGGAAGCCGTATGGCGTGTGGCAGTCGTTTTTGCGCGCGACGCATCGCTTCCCGACGGCGCCGGACAAGGAATGGCAGGAGCTGCATCACCTGGAGAGCTCGCTGCGCTCGAGTGAGACGAGCGGCCACACGGGCAGCCAGTATCGTCTGTTGGGTGAGCTCACGGACTATGTGCGTGCGCTGGCGGCGAATCGTCCGCTGGTGATCGTGCTCGACGAGATGCAGTGGGCCGACGGCACCACGTGGGACGCGCTGGAGCATTTACTGTCGCAGCTCGACGTCGACCGCATGATGATCTGTCTGGCGCATCGCCCCGACTCGGCGTACGAGGGATCGACGTATCGGCAGATGCTCGCGCGCCACGATTTCTCGCGCGAGATCACGCTGTCGCGTCTGACGCGCGACGAAGTGAAGCAGTGGCTGGAGGCGGCGTTTCATCGCCAGCAGGTGGCGCGCGAGTTTTTAGCGTTCTTGTACCGCCACACCGAGGGCAACCCGCTGTTCATCGCGCAGTTGTTGCGCGCGCTGGGAGAGGAGGGGGCCATCTGGTGGAATGGCAGCCGCTGGGAGTGGAGCCCGGTGTCGGAGCTGCGGTTGCCGGCGGGCCGGCGGGCGCTGCTCGCGAGGCGTGTCGCGCGGTTTTCGTCGAGCACGCAGGCGGTCTTGGGTACCGCGGCGATCGTCGGGCGCGAGTTCGACGTTGGGCTATTGGTGGCGGCGGCGGCGGGGAGCGAGCCCGCGGTGCGGCTGGCGATCTCGGAGGCGGTGAATGCCGGATTGCTGCGGGCGACGAATGATCGAAAGACCGGGGCGTACGCGTTCGATCATGATGAGATCGCGGAGGTGCTGGTCGCGGCGGTGCCGTCGCATCAGGTGAGGCAGCTGCATTATCGGGTGGCGCAGGCGTTGGAGAAGCGGCGGCCGGATCGGCTGGGGGAGATTGCGCTGCACTATGATGCGGCGGAGGTGCATGGAGAGGCGTATCGCGCGGGGCAGGCGGCGGCGCGGGCGGCGGAGAGTGTCTATGCGCACGTGGCGGCGCGTGACTATCTGCAGATCGCAGCGCGGAATTCGACCACACCGGGCGAGCTCGCCGAGATCAGAATTGCGCTTGCGCACATCGCGGAGACGCTCGGGCATCACGATGAAGTCGAAGAATTGTGCGACCTGGCGATCGAGTGGTTTGAAGGGCAACAGGATGAGCGACGGGCGTTGACGTTGCGGCGGATGCGGGAGCGGGCGCGGATGGAGTTGGGGCAGCCGGCGCGGATCACACTCGACGCATTGGTCAAGCTTGATGATGAAGCGAAGCGTCTCGGCTTCGGGCACGAGCGTGTCGCGTTGTTGATGATGACATCGCAGACGTACGGACGGCTGGGCGATCAAGCGACTGCCGCGCGGATCGCGACGGAATGTGTCGCGATGGCCGAGAACATCGACGACCCGGCGCTCCTCGGCGATGCATTGAACCGATTGGGAAATTCGATGGCATCCGAGTCGCCGGCGCAGGCCTTGGCCGCCTACGAGCGCGCACTCGATCTGTACGAAAGCGTCGGTGATGTTCGCGGGCAGGCTCGCAGTTACGGCAACATGGGGAACGCGGCGCAATTCGAAGCGCGGCTCGAAGAAGCGCAGAACGCGTTCGCGCGCTCTATCTCCGTTGCGAAGGCGGCAGGGATCCCGGACTTGTGGGGGTCCGCTGCTGTGAATCTCGGCGTTCTGCTCCAAAAGTGCGGAGAATATGACCGCGCGCGAGAGCTCTTCGGCGAAGCGCTGGCACTTTTCGCAGCCGTTAAACACAGTGAGTTTCAGTTAGCCGCGCTCTACAATATGGCGCACGTCGAGCGCGAGCTCGGCTTGTGGGAATCGGCCGGAGAACTTTACGAGGCGACTCGGCCATTGGCTGAACGAATTGGGCAGTACGAAATCCAGCTTGGAGCGATCGCTGGGAGCGGCATATGTGCCCTAGAGCTGGGTCGGCTTGACACGGCACAAATGGCGGCGCGCGAGGTCGAGTCGTTGATCGAGGACCGGCCCAACTGGTTCCAGGGACGCGAAATCGCTGAGGCTTTGATCATTCGAACGGCTGCCGCGGCCGGTCGCGATCGGGACGCCTTGTCCCGATTTGACCGGGCTGTCGCCCTCGCTGAGGCGACCGACGTTTACAATGCGGCTTGGCTAACGGCCATTTGTGCCGATTCGCTTCGCCGCATCGACCCGGCACGGGTCAATCTGTCCGTAGATCGGTACTCAGTGAAGGTGCGGAGCCTCGGATATCCGGAAATGACAAGGCGTTACGATGTCTTGACAGCGGAGTGA
- a CDS encoding insulinase family protein: MAAPFARVDSQHFNSIRSVIRQERTLRVDNVPFGESVDITREAIFPKDDPLHSPPLAPLADLDTARLETVVDFCAEYYRPNNAIVAISGDFATDSVARLLRRYFEPIPRAQIRARRLSSATQLRGERRLVIQGPRANTSRLRFAWRAVGFSSPQKMPLYALAGVMSGDKYGFSRFGRLAEALMRKEPLATFVHAELYDFQSEGMFVIDVTARPGASLSRIERVVDSVIADLAATPIRPSELEAFANLNSVTAVTALQPRSARTDTLAQSEMWTHDPQTYSKQIARAFSIAPADVQKAARQFLGPSRVVVSMVPAGKLADISKPELPYDDVTPVAHGRTRPQ, encoded by the coding sequence ATGGCCGCTCCGTTCGCGCGCGTTGACTCTCAACATTTCAATTCGATTCGTTCGGTCATCCGCCAGGAGCGAACCCTGCGGGTCGACAACGTGCCGTTTGGCGAGTCGGTCGACATTACGCGCGAGGCCATTTTTCCAAAGGATGATCCGCTGCACTCGCCACCGCTCGCTCCACTCGCGGATCTCGACACGGCGCGGCTGGAGACAGTGGTCGACTTTTGTGCGGAGTACTATCGCCCAAACAACGCCATTGTCGCGATAAGCGGCGACTTCGCGACGGACTCGGTTGCTCGCCTTCTTCGGCGGTACTTCGAGCCAATTCCTCGCGCGCAAATCCGAGCGCGTCGCCTGTCGTCGGCGACCCAGCTTCGCGGTGAGCGACGCCTGGTCATTCAGGGCCCGCGCGCCAACACGAGCCGACTTCGCTTTGCGTGGCGAGCGGTTGGTTTCTCGAGTCCGCAAAAGATGCCGCTGTACGCGCTCGCCGGCGTCATGAGCGGCGATAAGTATGGTTTCAGCCGATTCGGCCGTCTGGCCGAGGCGCTTATGCGCAAAGAACCGCTCGCGACGTTCGTTCACGCGGAATTGTACGATTTCCAATCCGAAGGAATGTTCGTCATCGATGTCACGGCACGTCCCGGTGCGTCCCTCAGTCGGATCGAACGCGTCGTCGATAGCGTCATCGCGGATTTGGCGGCAACTCCAATTCGGCCCTCTGAATTGGAGGCATTCGCGAACCTCAACAGCGTAACGGCAGTCACTGCCCTGCAACCCAGATCGGCGAGGACTGATACTTTGGCGCAGAGCGAGATGTGGACACATGACCCGCAGACGTATTCGAAGCAAATCGCTCGAGCGTTCTCGATCGCTCCGGCTGACGTTCAAAAAGCAGCGCGTCAGTTCCTCGGGCCTTCGCGTGTAGTCGTCAGCATGGTTCCCGCCGGAAAGCTGGCGGATATCAGCAAGCCAGAGTTGCCCTATGACGATGTCACGCCGGTTGCGCATGGCCGAACGAGGCCGCAATGA
- a CDS encoding pitrilysin family protein has product MLGVDSLDDPTGKEGLSELMTSTMADATDKVPEQELSDSEAMLGTHISPTRFTTTTNNFRAAILLLGQIIERPSFPEDGVARAKSAIAQRVQSQYAATAPVRVFFSILLAPGNPARRTATPASVDALTRADVVSFYKTAIRPSRTTVIIVGDVMPTQAFAFAKSAFGKWIVTSAMETRPSEFPVNAATPTTIYLVDVPGRLRTSILVGQLGPQRDTAVMPAVDVLADILGQVGGSRLQVELRDRRGFMYAGIPYGVDWRPTPQRSIQAGSASVDAVKVDSALIAWLGALRDVRGPSPVTAKELDFAEGVAVASLPTRFETTDSVASQVAEAVRYGGELRDLEQYVRAVRGLSPEKVTRAAERYIDPGHLTIVVAGDRKTLEPLLRRADIAPIVIVDENGNPKP; this is encoded by the coding sequence ATGCTCGGAGTCGACTCACTCGATGACCCAACCGGAAAGGAGGGTCTAAGTGAGCTGATGACGTCTACCATGGCCGATGCGACAGACAAGGTTCCCGAGCAGGAACTGAGCGACAGCGAGGCGATGCTCGGCACGCACATTTCGCCAACGCGTTTTACGACCACGACGAACAATTTCCGTGCGGCGATCCTCCTCCTCGGCCAGATCATAGAACGTCCGTCATTTCCAGAGGATGGAGTTGCGCGCGCGAAGTCCGCAATAGCGCAACGCGTGCAAAGCCAGTATGCCGCGACGGCACCCGTACGTGTCTTCTTCAGCATCTTGCTCGCACCTGGCAATCCTGCGCGCCGCACGGCGACACCCGCGAGCGTGGATGCATTGACGCGCGCTGACGTCGTCTCATTCTACAAGACGGCAATTCGGCCCTCACGCACGACCGTCATCATTGTCGGCGACGTCATGCCGACGCAGGCATTCGCGTTCGCGAAATCCGCGTTCGGCAAATGGATCGTGACATCGGCTATGGAGACTCGCCCGTCGGAATTTCCCGTGAATGCCGCGACACCCACGACCATCTACCTGGTCGATGTTCCCGGACGATTGCGAACGTCCATCCTGGTGGGCCAACTCGGCCCGCAACGAGACACGGCAGTGATGCCGGCGGTAGATGTCCTTGCCGATATTCTCGGACAGGTAGGCGGGAGCCGGCTCCAGGTCGAGTTGCGCGACAGGCGCGGCTTCATGTACGCCGGGATTCCGTACGGAGTCGATTGGCGTCCAACCCCACAACGCTCAATCCAGGCCGGTTCGGCATCTGTCGATGCGGTGAAGGTCGATAGCGCATTGATTGCGTGGCTAGGCGCACTGCGCGACGTTCGCGGGCCGTCTCCTGTTACGGCGAAGGAACTCGATTTTGCCGAAGGAGTTGCGGTAGCGTCGCTGCCGACGAGGTTCGAAACCACAGACTCAGTCGCGTCGCAGGTCGCCGAGGCCGTTCGTTACGGGGGTGAACTGCGTGATCTCGAACAGTACGTTCGCGCAGTCAGAGGCCTATCGCCCGAAAAGGTTACTCGTGCCGCGGAGCGCTACATCGACCCCGGCCACCTCACCATCGTCGTCGCGGGCGACCGCAAAACTCTCGAGCCTTTACTGCGTCGGGCCGACATCGCTCCCATCGTCATCGTCGACGAGAACGGCAACCCAAAACCTTAG
- a CDS encoding response regulator transcription factor: MQAATHLATILVVEDSPDLVALLERVLGESGYDVSSAKDGESGLSSALENEPDLLILDVGLPRRNGFEVVQELRRKGVNAPTLMLTGRGEVADRITGLDAGADDYLTKPFDTDELVARVRALLRRSATSGRVPRLCVGDLVLDQLTREVSRGGRQLGLTQREFSLLEFFMRNAGRPLSRALIAKQVWRQTPVNGEDTNIVDVYVAYLRKKLDAEGEEPLLQTVRGVGYVLKTSGSAEQG; this comes from the coding sequence ATGCAGGCCGCCACGCACCTCGCCACGATCCTGGTCGTCGAAGACAGTCCCGACCTCGTTGCCCTCCTCGAGCGCGTGCTAGGCGAGAGTGGATACGACGTCAGCTCGGCCAAGGATGGCGAGTCGGGGCTGTCGAGCGCGCTCGAGAACGAGCCGGATCTTCTGATCCTGGACGTCGGCCTGCCGCGTCGCAACGGCTTCGAGGTCGTCCAGGAGCTGCGCCGCAAAGGCGTCAACGCGCCGACATTGATGTTGACGGGGCGCGGCGAGGTTGCGGATCGCATCACCGGCCTGGACGCAGGCGCCGACGATTATCTCACCAAACCATTCGATACTGACGAGTTGGTGGCGCGAGTACGCGCGCTCTTGCGGCGCTCGGCCACCAGTGGCCGGGTACCAAGGTTGTGTGTCGGAGATTTGGTGTTGGATCAGCTGACGCGCGAGGTCTCGCGCGGTGGCCGTCAGCTGGGCCTGACGCAGCGTGAGTTTTCGCTGCTCGAGTTCTTCATGCGGAACGCGGGCCGGCCGCTGTCGAGGGCGCTGATCGCGAAGCAGGTGTGGCGGCAGACGCCCGTGAATGGCGAGGACACGAACATCGTCGATGTGTACGTCGCTTATCTGCGGAAGAAGCTCGATGCGGAAGGGGAAGAGCCGCTGTTGCAGACCGTGCGCGGAGTCGGGTATGTGCTCAAGACGTCGGGGAGCGCCGAGCAAGGGTAA
- a CDS encoding YcaO-like family protein: MHRLHSSLRSVAPDEALARARHMGARLGVSRVTDTTRLDRIGIPVFAGIRPDAADHSLCVSAGKGVRPIEAQIGAYMEAVELAVAERCALRDAIQPIDPRDVLSRSSMSGLIDLCPLRGVRHNTADSVDCVDAEELLSGATVSVPAELVFFPYLPSQGRLFGNTTNGLASGSTVAEATLHALLEVVERDAVSFMNVRSGVRGVRLDTLPSTVRALLGAIESADCEIAVRELPSEFGLPTFHAAVFDRARIASLTVAAGYGCHADPEIALVRAVTEACQSRLTAIHGGRDDLDRCEARVDARPAGEHDRIAEEQFRRMAAWPDVASFETVRASVNVGGSVDAALAQILAHLQARGVNQVCRVALTLDADEMSVVRVIVPTLECFNRDVARVGPRLLRAMHARVA; this comes from the coding sequence GTGCACCGTCTCCATTCCAGCCTCAGATCCGTCGCACCCGACGAAGCCCTGGCGCGCGCACGACACATGGGCGCACGACTGGGCGTCTCTCGCGTGACGGACACCACGCGGCTCGATCGCATCGGCATTCCGGTGTTTGCCGGCATTCGTCCCGATGCGGCCGACCATTCGCTGTGCGTGAGTGCCGGCAAAGGCGTGCGGCCGATCGAAGCGCAGATCGGTGCTTATATGGAAGCGGTGGAGCTCGCGGTCGCGGAACGATGTGCGTTGCGAGACGCCATTCAGCCCATCGATCCGCGCGACGTGTTGTCGCGAAGCTCGATGTCGGGACTCATCGATCTCTGTCCGTTGCGCGGAGTGCGGCACAATACAGCCGATTCCGTCGACTGCGTCGACGCGGAAGAACTCCTCTCGGGCGCCACCGTATCTGTTCCCGCGGAGCTCGTGTTCTTTCCGTATTTGCCCTCCCAAGGCCGGCTGTTCGGGAACACGACCAACGGGCTTGCGTCAGGCAGCACGGTCGCCGAAGCGACATTGCACGCGCTGCTCGAAGTGGTCGAGCGTGACGCGGTATCGTTCATGAACGTACGATCCGGCGTCCGCGGCGTTCGTCTGGACACGCTGCCCTCGACGGTCCGCGCGTTGCTCGGCGCGATCGAGTCGGCGGATTGCGAGATCGCTGTGCGTGAATTGCCCAGCGAGTTCGGGCTGCCGACGTTTCACGCCGCCGTGTTCGACCGCGCGCGCATCGCGAGTCTGACCGTGGCGGCTGGCTACGGCTGCCACGCCGATCCCGAAATCGCGCTGGTGCGCGCCGTGACCGAAGCATGTCAGAGCCGGCTGACCGCGATTCACGGCGGACGCGACGATCTCGATCGATGCGAGGCGCGCGTCGACGCACGTCCCGCGGGCGAACATGACCGGATCGCGGAGGAACAATTCCGGCGCATGGCCGCGTGGCCGGACGTCGCGTCGTTCGAGACCGTGCGGGCATCCGTCAACGTTGGCGGCAGCGTCGATGCGGCACTCGCGCAAATCCTCGCGCATCTTCAAGCGCGCGGCGTCAACCAGGTGTGCCGCGTCGCCCTTACTCTCGACGCCGACGAGATGAGCGTCGTACGCGTCATCGTGCCGACGCTCGAGTGTTTCAATCGGGACGTCGCGCGTGTCGGTCCACGTCTGCTGCGAGCGATGCATGCCCGCGTCGCGTAA
- a CDS encoding TfuA-like protein, with protein MPASRNVAFVGPTYAPIADTSLIERAGFEPCAPARRGDMDALDGEPGVAVLVDGRFNHALAVGHAELRRAVERGWSVWGLSSMGAIRAYELRNLGVRGFGNVYAHFLAADDFQDDEVALMHAPTAPYETFSEPLIHIRYCLAEMVRLGEIDSGVARRTAGYLKSQWFAARTLDGFVAALTTFGGDVAANSARAHVARFDQFRVKTKDLIAFFAEQPWRSTSYIATPAPAPFLDSLTEDAA; from the coding sequence ATGCCCGCGTCGCGTAACGTCGCGTTCGTCGGCCCCACCTATGCGCCGATCGCCGACACAAGTCTCATCGAGCGCGCGGGGTTCGAGCCATGCGCGCCCGCGCGCCGCGGCGACATGGATGCGCTCGACGGTGAGCCCGGGGTGGCGGTCCTCGTGGACGGACGTTTCAACCATGCGCTCGCCGTCGGGCATGCGGAGCTGCGACGCGCGGTTGAGCGCGGATGGTCGGTCTGGGGTCTCTCGTCGATGGGCGCCATTCGCGCGTATGAATTGCGCAACCTCGGCGTTCGCGGCTTCGGTAACGTCTACGCGCACTTTCTCGCGGCGGACGACTTTCAAGACGACGAAGTGGCGCTGATGCACGCGCCCACTGCACCGTATGAAACATTCAGCGAGCCGCTCATACATATCCGGTACTGTCTCGCGGAGATGGTTCGTTTGGGTGAGATCGACTCCGGTGTCGCGCGACGCACGGCGGGGTATCTCAAGTCGCAATGGTTCGCGGCGCGCACACTCGACGGATTCGTGGCGGCGCTCACCACCTTCGGAGGCGACGTCGCCGCGAACTCGGCACGCGCGCACGTCGCACGCTTCGATCAATTTCGCGTCAAGACGAAGGACCTGATCGCATTCTTCGCGGAACAGCCGTGGCGCTCGACGTCGTACATCGCGACGCCGGCGCCGGCGCCGTTCTTGGACAGTCTCACCGAGGACGCTGCATGA
- a CDS encoding PqqD family protein, producing the protein MTSQTNPDAPTSWEAGLARGSIVLELDESVLDSVQGEHTVLLDYERGEYYGLNAVATAVWQQLRARRQFPDIVAALTAEYDVADELARRDVAAFLADLRDRGVVRAHAS; encoded by the coding sequence ATGACCTCGCAAACCAACCCGGACGCGCCAACCTCCTGGGAAGCCGGCCTCGCGCGTGGATCGATCGTGCTCGAGCTGGACGAATCCGTCCTCGACAGCGTGCAAGGCGAGCACACGGTGCTGCTCGACTACGAGCGCGGCGAGTACTACGGCCTCAATGCGGTCGCGACCGCGGTGTGGCAACAACTTCGGGCGCGGCGGCAATTTCCGGACATCGTCGCGGCTCTCACCGCCGAATACGATGTAGCCGACGAACTCGCGCGGCGCGACGTCGCGGCGTTTCTTGCCGACCTCCGCGACCGTGGCGTCGTGCGAGCGCACGCGTCATGA
- a CDS encoding lasso peptide biosynthesis B2 protein, which yields MNGLFVFVRSMLLLTRVRAGLRRTGLRPMVQRARRRPLGRARRDRDAVTFARSLATQVERAAACFPGRARCLEQSIALLMLLRDAGVAAELRLGIIALPFTAHAWVEVNGQAINADSETLATMQPFPELRG from the coding sequence ATGAACGGATTGTTCGTGTTCGTTCGGTCGATGCTCCTGTTGACGCGAGTGCGCGCGGGGCTGCGGCGCACTGGTTTGCGCCCGATGGTGCAGCGGGCACGCCGCCGTCCGCTCGGCCGCGCGCGACGTGATCGCGACGCCGTCACATTTGCCCGCTCGCTCGCGACTCAGGTCGAACGAGCCGCCGCGTGCTTTCCGGGACGTGCGCGATGCCTCGAGCAATCGATCGCGCTGCTCATGCTGCTCCGCGACGCCGGCGTTGCCGCCGAGCTTCGGCTTGGCATCATCGCATTGCCGTTCACGGCGCACGCATGGGTGGAGGTAAACGGTCAGGCGATCAACGCCGACAGCGAAACGCTCGCCACGATGCAACCGTTCCCGGAACTGCGCGGGTGA
- a CDS encoding asparagine synthase-related protein yields the protein MRGFLAAFAPGGSGADGRAREWVDDRLRRARGRDQWNAEPQFVTHGDFAAAWWTEPGARVSASRVGSMTIIGDARLGDISLDRFAELYRANGERTLDDLDGEFALVLYDDAARSVVAVRDAFGVKRLFFRRVAEDGALFASHLDLLSESSVADGDFAHCYLTGELPTDPTCTVWSDVRVVPSATSISLRHGSWRMRRYWQPGVAKPEIPRGEQEQRAAFDAHLRAAVTACIDADVPAWCEISGGLDSGTVFAIAHDAGRVAGTYSYVDDMPGADERRFISAIVGQRPVRNDHIEASYPWEDDGAPPPLTDEPRIYYPYWARDRSAERIVRDAGGRYILSGAGSDYYLSGSAVVIADALASWRVGNAVREAHAVAMAQRRSMWATLWRYGVRPWATSLVRFGADHDTHLRRNSRTFLEYASTLHELPLTWPAVEKRYPFLNRALVDYALALPSRMVFHDGLTKQMLRGNGASALLPEIVRARRTKGWIDGRASWALSHEQRLVDRLVRDPLIAQAGWIDGAELRATIARTRTGISPGAVPMMRALSLETWLAVRTGRWPQIAHD from the coding sequence GTGAGGGGATTCCTCGCGGCGTTCGCGCCTGGTGGATCGGGAGCGGACGGACGCGCGCGCGAATGGGTGGACGATCGTCTGCGGCGCGCGCGTGGTCGCGACCAGTGGAACGCCGAGCCGCAATTCGTGACGCACGGCGATTTCGCGGCGGCGTGGTGGACCGAGCCTGGTGCCCGCGTTTCCGCGAGCCGCGTCGGCAGCATGACGATCATCGGTGACGCCCGACTCGGCGACATTTCCCTCGATCGATTCGCCGAGTTGTATCGCGCGAACGGCGAGCGTACGCTCGATGATCTCGACGGCGAATTCGCCCTCGTACTGTACGATGACGCAGCACGTTCGGTCGTCGCCGTCCGCGACGCGTTCGGGGTCAAGCGATTGTTCTTCCGCCGCGTGGCGGAAGATGGCGCCCTGTTCGCCTCGCATCTCGACCTCCTGAGCGAGTCGAGCGTCGCCGACGGCGATTTCGCTCATTGCTATTTGACGGGCGAGCTTCCGACCGATCCAACCTGCACCGTGTGGTCGGACGTTCGAGTCGTTCCCTCGGCGACGTCGATCTCGCTGCGGCATGGCTCGTGGCGAATGAGACGCTACTGGCAGCCGGGAGTCGCGAAGCCGGAGATTCCGCGCGGCGAGCAGGAGCAGCGCGCGGCGTTCGACGCGCATCTGCGCGCCGCGGTCACGGCATGCATCGACGCGGACGTGCCGGCGTGGTGCGAAATTTCGGGCGGTCTTGATTCCGGAACGGTGTTCGCCATCGCGCACGATGCCGGCCGCGTTGCCGGCACGTACAGTTACGTCGATGACATGCCGGGCGCGGATGAGCGGCGATTCATCAGCGCGATCGTCGGTCAGCGTCCGGTTCGCAACGATCACATCGAGGCGTCGTACCCGTGGGAGGATGACGGCGCACCGCCGCCGCTCACGGACGAGCCGCGCATCTACTACCCCTATTGGGCGCGCGATCGGTCTGCCGAGCGCATCGTGCGCGACGCGGGAGGCCGATACATCCTGAGTGGCGCGGGTTCGGACTATTATCTCTCCGGCAGCGCGGTGGTCATTGCCGACGCGCTGGCGAGCTGGCGCGTCGGCAATGCGGTCCGCGAGGCGCATGCGGTCGCCATGGCGCAGCGACGGTCGATGTGGGCGACGCTGTGGCGGTACGGGGTGCGTCCGTGGGCGACGTCACTCGTTCGGTTCGGCGCGGACCACGACACGCACTTGCGTCGCAATTCGCGCACGTTCCTCGAGTACGCATCGACGTTGCACGAGCTGCCGCTGACCTGGCCGGCCGTGGAAAAACGATATCCATTCTTGAATCGTGCGTTGGTCGACTATGCGCTCGCGCTGCCGAGCCGCATGGTCTTTCACGACGGGCTCACGAAGCAGATGCTTCGTGGCAACGGCGCTTCGGCGCTGCTGCCGGAGATCGTTCGAGCGCGGCGGACGAAAGGGTGGATCGACGGGCGTGCGAGCTGGGCGTTGTCGCACGAACAGCGGCTCGTCGACCGACTCGTGCGCGATCCGTTGATCGCGCAGGCAGGGTGGATTGACGGAGCGGAGCTTCGGGCGACGATTGCGCGGACGCGGACCGGGATCAGCCCGGGTGCGGTCCCCATGATGCGCGCCCTTTCGCTCGAGACCTGGCTCGCGGTGCGCACGGGACGATGGCCGCAAATCGCCCATGATTGA
- a CDS encoding MoaD/ThiS family protein produces the protein MSDSPNTPNTPTASVTVQLPASLATLAAASVVVGADTVAGALSEMRDRFPRLAPRLCDASGQPHPFVALYVNARPVRLAGGLAAPLADGDEIRVVTAIAGG, from the coding sequence GTGAGCGACTCTCCCAACACTCCCAACACACCCACGGCTTCCGTCACCGTGCAGTTGCCAGCGTCGCTCGCGACGCTGGCCGCTGCGTCGGTGGTCGTCGGCGCGGATACGGTCGCGGGTGCGCTGTCGGAAATGCGTGACCGGTTTCCGCGTTTGGCGCCGCGCCTCTGCGATGCCAGCGGGCAGCCGCATCCATTTGTGGCATTGTATGTCAATGCCCGCCCGGTACGGTTGGCGGGCGGTTTGGCGGCACCACTCGCCGACGGCGACGAGATTCGCGTCGTCACGGCGATCGCCGGCGGCTGA